One Cloacibacillus sp. DNA window includes the following coding sequences:
- the pepT gene encoding peptidase T has protein sequence MKETVLDRFLKYVKIDTEAAYAQANVPSTEKQKDLAVVLASELKELGASETFISDSGCLYATIPANCEGAPSIGFSAHLDTTPEFCGKEVKPRIVENYDGGDIVLNKDKNIVMESARFPFLSDYIGQDLVVTDGTTLLGSDDKAGIAEIMGMVQYFYDNPNARHGELQFFFPSDEEIGCLGAKTLDKRHFCPQFAYTVDGGPLGEVTYETFNAAEAKVSFTGVNIHPGLAKNQMKNSILVANEYLNMLPTCESPAHTEKYEGYYHVLDFCGEVEQTTLKFYIRDHDGENFKRRKERMQEIGDYLNKVYGDGAVTVKVTDTYRNISEAISDHFEIVEAVNEAMRAVGVEPYYTPMRGGTDGTILCFEGIPCPNICIGGHNYHGKFEFVPVQSMEKISAALTGIVKHFAK, from the coding sequence ATGAAAGAGACAGTGCTTGATAGATTTCTCAAATATGTAAAGATAGACACAGAGGCGGCATACGCGCAGGCGAATGTCCCCAGCACCGAAAAGCAGAAGGACTTGGCCGTCGTGCTTGCCAGCGAATTAAAGGAATTGGGCGCAAGCGAGACCTTTATATCCGACTCCGGCTGCCTGTACGCAACGATCCCCGCAAACTGCGAGGGCGCGCCCTCAATAGGTTTCAGCGCCCACCTTGACACCACTCCAGAGTTCTGCGGAAAAGAGGTCAAGCCGCGCATCGTTGAAAACTATGACGGCGGCGACATCGTACTCAACAAAGACAAAAACATCGTCATGGAAAGCGCAAGATTTCCGTTTTTGTCGGACTATATCGGTCAGGACCTCGTAGTGACGGACGGCACGACGCTGCTTGGCTCGGACGACAAGGCCGGCATCGCCGAAATAATGGGGATGGTGCAGTATTTCTACGATAATCCGAATGCGCGGCACGGAGAGCTGCAATTTTTCTTCCCTAGCGACGAAGAGATAGGCTGCCTCGGCGCGAAGACGCTCGACAAGAGGCACTTTTGCCCGCAGTTCGCCTACACCGTGGACGGCGGCCCGCTGGGCGAGGTGACCTACGAGACCTTCAACGCGGCGGAGGCCAAAGTCTCATTCACCGGCGTCAACATCCATCCCGGCCTCGCAAAGAACCAGATGAAAAACTCGATACTGGTAGCCAATGAATACCTCAACATGCTGCCCACCTGCGAAAGTCCGGCGCATACGGAAAAATACGAGGGCTACTATCACGTGCTTGATTTTTGCGGCGAAGTGGAACAGACGACGCTCAAATTCTACATCAGAGACCACGACGGCGAAAATTTCAAGCGGCGCAAAGAAAGAATGCAAGAGATAGGCGATTACCTCAATAAAGTATACGGCGACGGCGCGGTGACGGTAAAAGTGACCGACACCTACAGAAATATAAGCGAAGCCATCTCAGACCACTTTGAGATAGTAGAGGCTGTCAACGAGGCGATGCGCGCAGTCGGAGTAGAGCCGTACTACACTCCCATGAGGGGCGGCACAGACGGCACGATCCTCTGCTTTGAAGGCATACCGTGCCCCAACATCTGCATCGGCGGCCATAACTACCACGGGAAATTTGAATTTGTCCCGGTGCAGTCAATGGAAAAAATCTCGGCGGCGCTCACAGGCATCGTCAAACATTTCGCAAAATGA
- a CDS encoding GntR family transcriptional regulator, with the protein MHNASLADQAANKIRILIQENKLPPGRHINIDSLAKEFGISSTPIREALKKLIAEGIAVYRPKIGYSVRNLSLHEYLQASEILQVMETHLVKELAKIPFVVDTAALTEINGELKQCIRKDDCDLIGRVNDRFHKKLYENYPNHLMVTRLFDLWNEMCMQRNLMYQNRVFTNRMVQEHEAIINAISAGDPKAAEEAVTTHYQSGRESAIMYFPVGVNE; encoded by the coding sequence ATGCACAACGCTTCCTTGGCGGACCAGGCCGCAAACAAGATAAGAATACTTATACAAGAGAACAAGCTGCCCCCCGGCAGACATATCAACATAGATTCCCTCGCGAAAGAGTTCGGCATCAGCTCCACTCCCATACGCGAGGCGCTGAAAAAATTAATAGCGGAGGGCATAGCCGTCTACCGGCCCAAAATCGGCTACTCCGTGCGCAATTTATCGCTCCACGAATACCTCCAGGCCTCCGAAATACTCCAGGTGATGGAGACGCATCTTGTAAAAGAGCTTGCGAAAATACCGTTTGTCGTAGACACCGCCGCCCTTACGGAGATCAACGGCGAACTGAAACAATGTATCCGCAAAGACGACTGTGACCTCATCGGCCGCGTAAACGACCGGTTCCATAAAAAACTATATGAAAATTACCCAAATCATCTAATGGTGACGCGCCTTTTTGACCTGTGGAACGAAATGTGCATGCAGCGCAACCTCATGTATCAAAACAGAGTCTTCACCAACAGAATGGTTCAGGAGCACGAGGCAATCATAAACGCAATCTCCGCGGGCGACCCGAAAGCGGCCGAAGAGGCCGTGACCACCCACTACCAAAGCGGCCGAGAAAGCGCCATAATGTACTTCCCCGTAGGAGTAAACGAGTGA
- a CDS encoding sodium:solute symporter family protein, giving the protein MLNASPIIISCVVLYLVVVIFVGFYLTKKKVKNSDDFAVANRSLPAVVLIGTLLATWCGAGGITGSANLIWKNGPLFGVLIFMGAPIGMILLYMVAGRVRQATTYTIPELFEIRYGTPARIIATLCIVLGYVGILSSQFKAAGSLINLTTGMELQTAIIISGILMLVLAVTGGMFSVAYTDAIGAFLFVGGFLIAIPVLLGQIDGGLFGMLKNLPEGKNSFIGNLSLMQALGYIFPIFFLILGDQNMIQRIGAAKDVKTAKQSGLWLVFAEILVCGLIILMTTTGIFLLPQMERPDTVIFQLAIDFLPPLLGGILMAACMSFIVTTGDSYVLTISSNITYDIWNRFIRKEATDKEKLAFLRISAVGVAVLAYLMGRFFPDILSIQMYAYSMYGASVTPALLCALFSKRVTKMGGLCGIIAGGLGTIIWEIVLQSPFGIKSAILTVPLSFAVIYIVSALTQKDGVVPLEKIYGGKAA; this is encoded by the coding sequence ATGTTGAATGCAAGTCCAATAATTATTAGCTGCGTTGTGTTATATCTGGTAGTCGTCATTTTTGTCGGCTTTTACCTTACTAAGAAAAAAGTAAAGAACTCGGACGACTTCGCGGTCGCAAACAGAAGCCTGCCTGCGGTGGTGCTAATCGGCACGCTGCTTGCCACATGGTGCGGCGCGGGCGGCATTACCGGCTCCGCAAACCTGATTTGGAAGAACGGCCCGCTTTTTGGCGTGCTTATCTTTATGGGCGCGCCTATAGGGATGATTTTGCTCTACATGGTGGCGGGACGGGTTCGTCAGGCGACCACGTACACCATTCCCGAACTTTTTGAGATACGCTACGGCACGCCCGCGCGCATCATCGCCACGCTCTGCATCGTGCTGGGCTACGTCGGCATTCTTTCTTCACAGTTCAAAGCGGCGGGGAGCCTTATAAATCTCACCACGGGCATGGAGCTGCAAACTGCGATAATAATTTCCGGCATCCTGATGCTGGTTCTGGCAGTAACGGGCGGCATGTTCAGCGTCGCCTACACGGACGCTATCGGCGCCTTCCTTTTTGTCGGCGGCTTTCTCATCGCCATCCCAGTGCTTCTTGGGCAGATAGACGGCGGGCTGTTCGGCATGCTGAAGAATCTTCCTGAGGGTAAGAACAGCTTTATTGGCAATCTTAGTCTGATGCAGGCTTTGGGCTATATCTTCCCGATATTCTTCCTGATACTGGGCGACCAGAATATGATCCAGCGAATCGGCGCGGCGAAGGACGTAAAAACCGCAAAGCAGTCCGGCCTGTGGCTGGTATTTGCCGAGATACTCGTCTGCGGCCTCATTATCCTCATGACGACGACCGGCATTTTTCTGCTCCCGCAGATGGAGAGGCCCGACACGGTCATCTTCCAGCTCGCCATCGACTTCCTGCCGCCGCTTCTTGGAGGCATCCTCATGGCGGCCTGCATGTCCTTCATCGTAACCACCGGCGACTCGTATGTGCTGACCATATCTTCAAACATCACCTACGACATCTGGAACCGCTTCATCCGTAAAGAGGCCACGGACAAGGAAAAACTGGCGTTCCTTAGAATCTCTGCGGTTGGCGTCGCCGTGCTGGCCTACCTCATGGGGCGTTTCTTCCCCGACATCCTCTCCATCCAGATGTACGCCTACTCTATGTACGGCGCCTCCGTCACGCCCGCGCTGCTTTGTGCGCTCTTCTCAAAACGCGTGACGAAGATGGGCGGCCTCTGCGGCATAATCGCCGGAGGCTTGGGCACGATAATCTGGGAGATAGTGCTTCAGTCTCCGTTTGGAATAAAAAGCGCCATATTGACCGTTCCGCTTTCATTCGCGGTCATCTACATAGTATCCGCTTTAACGCAGAAAGACGGCGTCGTCCCGCTTGAAAAAATATACGGCGGCAAAGCGGCTTAA